The window AACAACAAAACCACCCACGGTGTGATAGTTTCCTCGATGCTCTCCCAGCAACTCCTCAATGTTAAATAATTCAAAAAACTCCTCCACCGACAACATTCCATCCACCAACCATGAACCATCCTCACGCTGTACCGCTTGAGGTTGATCACTGGTATCGACCGAAGGAATATCCCCAACAATCTCTTCTAAAATATCGTTGAGAGTTACCAAACCTTGAATCACACCATACTCATCAACAACGATCGCAATGTGAGTACTGCTTTGCTTGAACAACTCTAAAATTCGCAACCCAGGTGTGCTTTCTGGAACATAAACCGGGCGATGCAATGCACTCGTCAAGTCAAGGGGCTTATTCAATAGACAGTTGCTGAGCAAATCGTTGACATGGATGATGCCAAGGACATTATCCAGTTCCCCCTGGCAGACTAAATATCGAGAATGGGCGCTATCCATCATCACCTGCCGATTCGTTTCCGCTGAGTCGTCTAGATCAAGCCAGACAATTTCAGGGCGAGGCGTCATCAAAGCCCTCACTCGCCGATCGCCTAAACGAAACACCCGTTCCACCATATCTTGTTCGGCTTCCTCAAAGGTTCCCGCCTCAGTGCCTTGAGCGATCAAAACCTTAACTTCTTCTTGGGTTACCAGGGGTTCTGTAGAGGGCGTGATGTTCAACAGCCGCATCATGAGCTCCGTGGAAAGACTCAACAACTGAACGATGGGGTAAGTCAGTTTAGACAACATCTGCATCGGCATGGCGACAGCCGAGGCAATTTTTTCCGGGTTGTTTAACGCCAACCGCTTAGGCATCAGTTCGCCAATCACCAGCGTGAGATAAGTAATAATCAAAATCGCTGAGATCGAAGCGATCGCATCACTAAAGGGTGCCAGTGGAGGAACCCACTTTAACAAAGTCCCTACTCTCGCCGATATCACCGATTCACCAAAAGCACCGGATATGATTGCCAGAAGCGTTATTCCAATCTGAACGGTACCCAGAAACTGATTGGGGGAATTCGCCAGTTGTAAGGCAATACCCGCTTGGATATTCCCCTGGTTGGCTATCTGTTGCAGGCGCACCTTCCGGACTGAGACAATCGCCATCTCTGACATCACAAAGATGCCGTTAGCAACGATCAGTAGGAAAACAATTAGAATTTCCACAGGGAAAGACAACCTTCTTTTGCTGGTAGTTTCGGTGAACTGAGCCTAGCTGATTTAGTATGCGATATTCCAACCCCCTATTCCAGTTGCAGAAGGCAGAGGTGCGGGGTGCAATGATCAGTGTACATCCAAGATTAAACTTGTGTATTTTGCCTTTTTACTCCTAGTTCACCCAGGCACAAATCACTCCCTTACTACCCCACTCTGCCTCATCTCATCAATTCCCGGCGGCTTCTTTAAAATGAGTGAGATAGGCAGCTAGCTTGCCTGCGTTCGTGATCACCCTCTCACACATTCTGTGGACTCATGGCTTTTTCTTCGATCATTCGGGCACTAGAGCGATCGCCCTTGACGGGAGAATTGCTCTCGAAGCTGAATCGCACCTCCTCTCTACATCTGAGTGGTATCCCCCGTCTACCCAAGGG of the Allocoleopsis franciscana PCC 7113 genome contains:
- a CDS encoding hemolysin family protein, with product MEILIVFLLIVANGIFVMSEMAIVSVRKVRLQQIANQGNIQAGIALQLANSPNQFLGTVQIGITLLAIISGAFGESVISARVGTLLKWVPPLAPFSDAIASISAILIITYLTLVIGELMPKRLALNNPEKIASAVAMPMQMLSKLTYPIVQLLSLSTELMMRLLNITPSTEPLVTQEEVKVLIAQGTEAGTFEEAEQDMVERVFRLGDRRVRALMTPRPEIVWLDLDDSAETNRQVMMDSAHSRYLVCQGELDNVLGIIHVNDLLSNCLLNKPLDLTSALHRPVYVPESTPGLRILELFKQSSTHIAIVVDEYGVIQGLVTLNDILEEIVGDIPSVDTSDQPQAVQREDGSWLVDGMLSVEEFFELFNIEELLGEHRGNYHTVGGFVVTQLGRIPKATDCFEWRDMRLEVMDMDGNRVDKVLVVINRNSTVDQELNS